From a single Hypomesus transpacificus isolate Combined female chromosome 14, fHypTra1, whole genome shotgun sequence genomic region:
- the stra6 gene encoding receptor for retinol uptake stra6: MSEDTVKDYYDYPDWYSENAVPTTVPVEIIPPCDPTADDRLYHICIAAISLVVMLILAVLARRMKLGDGQKGLPGLLSPVNFLDHTQHKGLAVAVFGVLFCKLFGLVIAPNPLPFTKDAGNKQNWMILSLFYYPALYYPLLACGTLHNQVGYVLGSLLSWTHFGVLVWQKVDCPKTPEIYKYYSLFTSLPQIACLAFLSFQYPLLLFKGLKGTEKNNATEDLNSSYYKDYVKKILKKKKASKDSTSGTEKPSRIERMTDAVKAYIYTPEEVFRFPLKLAISAVVSFIAIYQMALILVTSVVPTLQIVRRGVDDKIAFLLAGFNIVLSEDRDEVVRIVVFYMWCVEVCYLSAMTLSCLVNLAMLMRSMVLHRSNLKGLYRGDIYNVYNCQRSIRPSRPALVCWMGFTSFQAAHLCLGMLIQTMVFFLCILIAVFLILIPVFHGQNLMLLQVVGNMWPFLLMLILAVAVQHVAARFFFIKKSAGTRDLNNRGSLFLMTYLLFPVNVLIGVLLGLWRLAITALFNIVHLGRMDISLLNRNVEAFDPAYRCYAHYLKIEVSQSHPVMKAFCGLLLQCAGQEGSAGPKARDAEEGIQLVKQEKKQNKVSTAKRARGHWLLLYTLVNNPSLVGSRKHFQRQSSESFVNGTLNRTTKGDSKKEAGTKDAGKEVEPAASN; the protein is encoded by the exons ATGAGTGAGGACACGGTTAAGGACTACTATGATTACCCAGACTGGTACTCGGAGAATGCAGTGCCTACCACAGTGCCAGTTGA GATAATCCCACCATGTGACCCAACAGCTGATGACAGGCTCTACCACATATGCATCGCTGCAATATCT CTTGTTGTCATGCTGATCCTAGCAGTCTTAGCCAGACGTATGAAGTTGGGAGATGGTCAGAAAGGACTCCCTGGCTTACTCAG CCCCGTCAACTTCCTGGACCATACCCAACACAAGGGCCTGGCTGTGGCTGTGTTTGGCGTGCTCTTCTGCAAACTATTTGGACTAGTGATAGCGCCAAACCCTCTTCCGTTCACTAAAGATGCAGGAAATAAAC AGAACTGGATGATCCTGTCCCTGTTCTATTACCCCGCTCTGTACTATCCTCTCTTAGCATGTGGGACTTTACATAATCAAGTTGGCTACGTGCTTGGAAGCCTTCTCTCCTGGAcacattttggtgttctggtctgGCAGAAAGTCGACTGCCCCAAGACACCAGAG ATCTACAAGTACTACTCCCTCTTCACCAGCCTGCCCCAAATTGCTTGCTTGGCATTCCTTAGTTTCCAGTATCCGCTTCTCTTGTTCAAGGGCTTAAAGGGCACAGAGAAAAACAATGCCACTGAG GATCTTAACAGCAGCTACTACAAAGACTATGTCAAGAAAATCCTGAAAAAGAAGAAGGCATCAAAGGACAG CACGTCCGGCACTGAGAAGCCATCTCGGATTGAGCGGATGACTGATGCTGTGAAGGCCTACATTTACACGCCAGAGGAGG TTTTCCGTTTTCCTCTGAAGCTGGCAATATCTGCTGTGGTATCCTTTATTGCTATATACCAG ATGGCACTGATACTGGTGACTAGCGTCGTGCCAACTCTCCAGATCGTCCGCAGAGGGGTCGATGACAAAATTGCCTTCCTGCTGGCTGGCTTCAACATAGTATTGTCAGAGGACCGTGATGAAGTGGTCAGGATTGTGGTCTTTTACATGTGGTGTGTAGAAG TGTGCTATCTGTCAGCGATGACCCTTTCCTGCTTAGTGAACCTGGCCATGCTCATGAGGTCCATGGTCCTGCATCG GTCAAACTTGAAGGGGCTGTACAGGGGAGATATCTACAATGTTTATAACTGCCAGAGAAGCATCCGGCCATCACGCCCTGCCTTGGTCTGCTGGATGGGATTCACCAGTTTCCAAGCTGCACACCTTTGCTTGG GCATGCTCATCCAAACCATGGTGTTCTTCCTGTGCATTCTGATTGCCGTGTTTCTCATCCTCATTCCCGTCTTTCATGGACAAAATCTCATGCTCCTCCAAGTCGTAGGAAACATGTG GCCCTTCTTGTTGATGTTGATCTTGGCTGTCGCGGTTCAACATGTAGCTGCCAGGTTTTTCTTCATCAAAAAGTCTGCAGGAACGCGAGACCTGAACAACAG GGGCAGCCTGTTCCTGATGACCTACCTGCTGTTCCCAGTCAACGTTCTGATTGGGGTGCTGCTGGGCCTGTGGCGCCTGGCGATCACCGCCCTCTTCAACATTGTGCACCTGGGGCGCATGGACATCAGCCTGCTTAACCGCAACGTGGAGGCTTTTGACCCTG CCTACCGCTGTTATGCTCATTATCTGAAGATTGAGGTGAGCCAATCGCACCCTGTTATGAAGGCGTTCTGTGGGCTGCTGCTGCAGTGTGCAGGACAGGAGGGCAGTGCTGGACCAAAGGCACGAGATGCAGAGGAAG GAATACAGTTGGTTAAGCAGGAGAAGAAACAGAACAAGGTGTCTACTGCAAAGCGAGCACGAGGACATTGGCTGCTCCTCTACACCCTGGTCAACAACCCTTCCCTGGTGGGCTCCAGGAAGCACTTCCAGCGCCAGAGCTCTGAAAGCTTTGTGAACGGAACCCTCAACCGCACCACAAAGGGGGACAGCAAAAAGGAGGCAGGAACCAAGGATGCTGGGAAGGAGGTGGAGCCAGCTGCCAGTAACTGA
- the islr2 gene encoding immunoglobulin superfamily containing leucine-rich repeat protein 2 produces the protein MASTLLHFLALWTAVIGIVQCCPQPCSCLDKYAHQFADCAYKELLLVPVGLPSNVTTLSLSANKITLLKSKSFINVTQVTSLWLAHNEIVTIERDTLAPLIQLRNLDLSYNKIINFPWEDLYNLTALQLLKMNNNEMINLPKDAFASLKDLRSLRINHNKFTTIVQGTFTSLTSMSHLQIYNNPFTCSCSLEWLRDWIKETKTSVPEQDTILCEAPVELKGALVTKMPELDCQAPTITITHQPNIENTELYEGIMVILNCETNGNPKPEVSWEVKTGSEKFNFHVPPIVERQDLPVNDKTTHSRFLVFQNGTLIIPRVSKKEDGNYTCSAVNDVGVAENTVKVLAASTQKQEINSILDSTADKTRPSGNKPGPKTSNNNVINWPKKDEKTKGISTGSFDKHDGIKEIGEDSDDVHFASKCGKSDGNQWQHVSNHAFNMSLDDQKRYTFDFGVIALEVSETEAKVQLNPLQLPKSKSNLHLSHTENLETVNKESFSLIQASTKKAPLDMLYLCVDTGNGHSVVQWSKIEEGINAYRFQGLQPGTNYTLCLTYGGQDCQVQVVFTTRNKIPSLLIIVVVSTFLLALATVPLLGATCCHLLYKYQGKTYKLIMKAQNPDQMEKQMATDFDPRASFVESEKTFNPSEMGEGEGEIDGEDGEEEGEVEGSLVTESIPGSTSKTNQEEFEVGSEYSDRLPLGAEAVNISEEINGNYKEPSR, from the coding sequence ATGGCTTCAACACTTTTGCATTTCCTTGCTTTGTGGACTGCTGTGATTGGTATTGTGCAGTGCTGCCCTCAGCCATGCAGCTGCCTGGATAAATACGCCCATCAATTTGCAGACTGTGCTTACAAAGAACTGCTACTGGTGCCTGTGGGTTTGCCCTCTAACGTGACTACCCTCAGTCTCTCTGCCAACAAGATCACATTACTGAAATCTAAAAGCTTCATCAACGTCACTCAGGTAACTTCTCTTTGGTTGGCACACAACGAGATAGTCACCATCGAGAGGGACACCTTAGCCCCACTGATCCAACTGCGCAACCTTGATCTCAGCTACAACAAAATTATCAATTTCCCATGGGAGGATCTTTACAACCTCACAGCCCTGCAGCTTCTGAAAATGAATAACAATGAGATGATTAACCTGCCCAAGGATGCCTTTGCTTCTCTCAAAGATCTGAGATCACTGCGCATCAACCACAATAAGTTCACCACCATTGTTCAAGGTACTTTCACTTCCCTCACGTCCATGTCTCACCTCCAGATTTACAACAATCCATTCACCTGCTCCTGTAGCCTGGAATGGCTTAGGGATTGGATCAAAGAAACCAAGACTTCTGTCCCTGAACAAGACACCATTTTGTGTGAGGCCCCTGTTGAACTGAAAGGTGCTCTGGTTACAAAGATGCCCGAACTGGACTGTCAGGCTCCCACCATCACTATAACCCACCAACCCAACATAGAAAACACAGAGCTGTATGAGGGCATTATGGTGATCTTGAATTGTGAAACAAATGGCAACCCAAAACCAGAAGTCAGCTGGGAggtgaaaacaggaagtgaaaagtTTAACTTCCATGTACCCCCCATTGTTGAAAGACAGGATTTGCCTGTTAATGATAAAACCACCCACAGTCGATTTCTCGTGTTTCAAAATGGAACCCTGATCATCCCTCGTGTTAGTAAAAAAGAAGATGGAAATTACACTTGCTCTGCGGTTAATGACGTAGGGGTTGCAGAAAACACTGTCAAAGTGCTGGCGGCAAGCACCCAGAAGCAAGAAATCAACTCAATTCTCGACAGTACAGCAGACAAAACACGACCATCTGGAAACAAGCCTGGGCCTAAGACTTCCAACAACAATGTAATCAACTGGCCTAAGAAAGATGAAAAGACCAAAGGCATTTCAACTGGTTCATTTGACAAACATGATGGTATTAAGGAGATTGGCGAGGATTCAGATGATGTGCATTTTGCCAGCAAATGTGGTAAAAGTGATGGTAACCAATGGCAACACGTCTCCAATCATGCCTTTAATATGAGCTTGGATGACCAGAAGCGGTATACATTTGACTTTGGTGTCATTGCATTGGAAGTGTCAGAAACAGAAGCCAAAGTTCAGCTAAATCCTCTCCAACTTCCAAAAAGCAAGTCTAACCTTCACCTCAGTCACACCGAAAACTTAGAAACTGTGAATAAAGAGTCTTTCAGTCTCATTCAAGCATCAACCAAGAAAGCCCCCCTGGACATGCTATATCTTTGTGTAGATACTGGCAATGGACACTCAGTGGTTCAGTGGTCCAAGATAGAGGAAGGAATCAATGCCTATCGTTTCCAGGGATTACAGCCTGGCACCAActacactctctgtctcacctatGGGGGGCAGGACTGCCAGGTCCAAGTGGTTTTTACAACTAGAAACAAAATCCCATCATTGTTGATCATAGTGGTTGTCAGCACTTTTCTGCTGGCTTTAGCTACTGTTCCATTGCTAGGGGCCACCTGCTGTCATTTATTATACAAGTACCAAGGCAAGACATACAAGCTGATTATGAAGGCTCAGAATCCGGATCAGATGGAAAAACAAATGGCTACAGATTTTGATCCCAGAGCGTCTTTTGTTGAGTCCGAAAAGACCTTCAACCCTAGTGAgatgggtgagggagaaggggagatcgacggggaagatggagaggaggagggagaggtggaaggcagCCTGGTAACCGAATCAATCCCTGGCTCAACATCCAAAACTAACCAAGAGGAATTTGAGGTGGGTTCGGAGTACAGCGATAGGTTACCGTTGGGGGCCGAGGCAGTTAACATCTCTGAGGAAATAAATGGTAACTATAAAGAGCCTAGTCGCTGA